From a single Armatimonadota bacterium genomic region:
- a CDS encoding type III pantothenate kinase has product MTMLLAVDVGNSETKLGWFEAERLGGREHFATGSRAPADAVAALLAHLSAPPAAAAMCSGIPDAVAPWQEALTNACGPAPFVVAGDSDIGIINHYGDPATLGPDRLVGALAGRELYGSPIIVVSLGTATVVDAVSREGEYLGGAIAPGVETSAAALAERASRLLPTRPERAPRAIAADTRGGMIAGAFFGAVGQTRELLARVRA; this is encoded by the coding sequence ATGACGATGCTGCTGGCGGTTGACGTCGGCAACAGCGAGACCAAGCTCGGGTGGTTCGAGGCCGAGCGGCTGGGCGGCCGCGAGCATTTCGCCACCGGCAGCCGCGCGCCCGCCGATGCGGTCGCGGCACTGCTGGCGCACCTGTCCGCGCCGCCGGCGGCCGCCGCCATGTGCAGCGGCATCCCCGACGCCGTCGCGCCATGGCAGGAGGCGCTGACTAACGCTTGCGGCCCCGCTCCCTTCGTCGTCGCCGGCGACAGCGACATCGGCATCATCAACCACTATGGCGATCCCGCGACCCTGGGGCCGGATCGCCTGGTGGGCGCGCTCGCGGGGCGAGAGCTTTACGGCTCGCCGATCATAGTGGTGAGCCTGGGCACGGCCACGGTCGTGGACGCGGTGTCCCGCGAGGGGGAATATCTGGGCGGGGCGATAGCTCCGGGGGTCGAGACCTCGGCGGCCGCGCTGGCAGAGCGCGCCTCGCGCCTGCTGCCGACGCGCCCAGAGCGCGCGCCGCGCGCCATCGCCGCCGACACGCGCGGCGGCATGATCGCCGGGGCTTTCTTCGGCGCCGTGGGCCAGACCCGCGAGCTGCTGGCGCGAGTGCGCGCGG